The following proteins are co-located in the Nerophis ophidion isolate RoL-2023_Sa linkage group LG04, RoL_Noph_v1.0, whole genome shotgun sequence genome:
- the LOC133551939 gene encoding class I histocompatibility antigen, F10 alpha chain-like, with the protein MNLFLFFLLVVQMHSVTPVIHTLQYFRTVSSQVPNFPEYVSVGYVDGVQISHYDSNSRKAEAKQDWMNKITAEDPKYWQRETEISVGNELTGKHNLEVLKKRFNQTGGVHILQLMTGCEWNDETDEVKGWNQRGYDGEDFISLDMKTWTFTAAKQQAFPTKLKWDQNKHLLDHQKFYYTEYCPSYLKKHVNNGKEVLMRTGRNTTCTFTF; encoded by the exons atgaacttgtttttattctttcttctggtcgtgcaaatgcacagcgtgacgcctg tgattcacacgctgcagtatttccGCACTGTgtcctctcaagttccaaacttcccagagtatgtgagtgttggttatgttgatggagttcagatttctcactatgacagcaacagcaggaaagcagaagccaaacaggactggatgaacaaaatcacagcagaggatccaaaATACTGGCAGAGAGAAACAGAGATCAGTGTTGGTAATGAGTTGACTGGCAAACACAACCTTGAAGTTCTTAAgaagcgtttcaaccaaactggag gtgttCACATTCTCCAGTTGATGActggatgtgaatggaatgatgagactgatgaagttaaaggttggAATCAGAGaggttatgatggagaagatttcatatcgttggacatgaagacatggacatttactgcagcaaaacaacaagctttccccaccaaactcaagtgggaccagaacaaacatctactagaccaccaaaagttttactacactgagtattgtccttcttacttgaagaagcatgtgaacaatgggaaggaggtcctaatgagaacaggtagaaacacaacatgtactttcaccttttaa